In the Leptospira limi genome, one interval contains:
- a CDS encoding MFS transporter, whose protein sequence is MNQIIFYLAFAFGTFASSCFLYSLVIFTQTLTVVKGYSGIVFFFLFLPFPLFFLYTGYLLDHYSKKWVVVGFQFFLCFAAFLLGGLTQIFETYPLFLLPLAFLNGIGMTTVLPGRMALLREVMESHRLVFHTIAGNLLLIFSFGMSPLVVGWIREFESYSKLFLVLAFLHALSMFAFSLLKLNEKDKKSPSSQGNLEKTIPKTEISSLVENLRAVLGFLHSDPVSRQVMWIAVFSMLALGPIQVVLPQYVKLELGLGELARGSVLMFLGPGLFLGGIFTIVYHHLERKGLVLLIVFGLSSFFFLGFVPFYEAKATSFFLFCFGVSGGVLSSLMPAILQKRAEDGLRGRILSLYTVCFQFTPAVSGFFAAFLNDTVGSLWTFTGLGLGFLVISLFSFLRYKDLRQS, encoded by the coding sequence ATCATCTTTTACCTTGCCTTCGCTTTTGGAACCTTTGCCAGCAGTTGTTTTTTATATTCGCTTGTGATTTTTACACAGACGTTAACGGTTGTAAAAGGGTATTCAGGGATTGTTTTTTTCTTTTTGTTTTTACCCTTTCCACTTTTCTTTTTGTATACGGGATACTTGCTCGATCATTATTCCAAGAAGTGGGTAGTCGTTGGATTTCAGTTTTTTCTATGTTTTGCAGCATTTTTGTTAGGTGGATTGACCCAAATTTTTGAAACTTATCCACTATTCTTATTACCATTGGCTTTTCTCAATGGAATTGGGATGACAACGGTTTTGCCAGGTAGGATGGCACTTCTCCGAGAAGTAATGGAATCGCACAGGCTTGTATTCCATACAATTGCTGGAAATTTACTTTTGATATTTTCCTTTGGGATGAGTCCATTAGTTGTCGGTTGGATTCGAGAATTTGAATCTTACTCAAAACTATTTTTGGTTTTAGCTTTTTTACATGCATTATCGATGTTTGCTTTCTCCTTATTAAAGTTAAACGAGAAGGATAAAAAATCCCCGTCTTCACAAGGTAATCTTGAGAAAACGATCCCCAAAACCGAAATTTCCTCATTGGTAGAAAATTTAAGAGCAGTTTTAGGATTTTTACATTCAGACCCTGTTTCGAGACAGGTGATGTGGATTGCAGTGTTTAGTATGTTAGCTTTGGGTCCTATCCAAGTGGTCCTTCCTCAATATGTAAAACTAGAATTGGGACTTGGTGAGTTAGCACGGGGGTCTGTGTTAATGTTTCTTGGGCCTGGATTATTTTTAGGTGGGATTTTTACCATCGTATACCACCATTTGGAAAGAAAGGGATTGGTATTACTGATTGTCTTCGGTTTGTCTTCTTTTTTCTTTTTAGGTTTTGTACCTTTTTATGAGGCAAAGGCCACTTCCTTCTTTCTTTTTTGTTTTGGAGTTTCCGGTGGAGTACTGTCGAGTCTGATGCCTGCCATATTGCAAAAACGTGCGGAAGATGGACTCCGGGGTAGGATCTTATCTCTCTACACAGTTTGTTTCCAATTCACACCTGCCGTTTCTGGATTTTTTGCTGCCTTTTTAAATGATACAGTGGGAAGCCTTTGGACATTTACAGGACTTGGTCTAGGATTCCTTGTGATCTCCCTCTTTTCTTTCCTTCGTTACAAAGATTTAAGGCAAAGTTAA
- the alaS gene encoding alanine--tRNA ligase — translation MKSKTVQEIARLYTNYFQEKGHTIVPSSSLIPKGDPTLLFTTAGMVQFKPLFTGAVELPYTRAASIQKCVRTTDLEVVGKTERHCTFFEMLGNFSFGDYFKKEAIEYALDFSLNHLEIPKDKIWVTIYLDDDEAKKIWMDAGIPEERIVRLGKKDNFWGPAGDSGACGPCSELYLDRGPEKGGPTCGNNPNCKPGCDCDRYLEYWNLVFNQFNQTVSGELLPLKQTGIDTGSGLERVAMLLQEVDSVYDTDELKTIIQKIELLSGFQYNQSSKQSFRVITDHSRSVFFSLGDGIYPDRTGRGYVIRRLIRRASLFARKLGIHEPFLYKLVGTLKDLYSARYPELKDKAKDIESILKKEEELFLHTLEVGLEELESLLSHLTANKQTLVTGKEGFRLYSTYGFPREMTKELVEDRGFRFDDKGFEEELEKDRDLSRASWKGKKIQYLTGLSASPELKTEFLGYTESKSKGKVLYLFVDGKSVSSAKQGEEVVIVLDKTTFYAEGGGQIGDTGYFKKDGFQFQVQDTQKENDTFLHMGMVLKGNISVGDVVEAEIEVERRQNLANHHSGTHLLNGALRRILGTHVTQKGSIVSADYLRFDFSHPKALSPEEIIQIESDVNEAVSANIPVKTEVLDLNQAKESGALSMFDEKYGNLVRVVSMGEKSKEFCGGTHVTNTKDIGFFAIVKEGSPGAGNRRIEAICGESVVSYFLQQFQTLASKIETHNLSAKEAFGDLKEFGIAKEVPSPEGLQSIFLKDGKTAVAGLRKLREDLETELEEKSSSLFKAKKKLEQQKFQMNPELVDGLLQKAHKFAKGKVVTEVFPSVDAKALKDLADSLKAKEPEILCLFGTTEGESSTLVFMCNKVLNDKGIHCGEMLKETLVMLDGKGGGRPDMAQGGGKKPESVAKSLEFALSLAKTKLS, via the coding sequence ATGAAGTCGAAAACCGTCCAAGAAATCGCAAGGTTGTACACGAACTATTTCCAAGAGAAAGGACATACCATTGTGCCTTCCTCGAGTCTCATTCCCAAAGGGGATCCCACACTTTTATTCACAACTGCAGGTATGGTACAGTTCAAACCTCTATTCACTGGGGCAGTGGAGCTTCCATACACAAGAGCTGCTTCCATTCAAAAATGTGTTCGCACAACTGATTTGGAAGTTGTAGGGAAAACGGAACGGCATTGTACTTTTTTTGAAATGTTGGGAAATTTTTCCTTCGGTGATTATTTCAAAAAAGAAGCCATCGAATACGCGTTAGACTTTTCGCTAAACCATTTAGAAATTCCCAAAGATAAAATTTGGGTGACCATTTACTTAGATGATGATGAAGCCAAAAAAATCTGGATGGATGCCGGAATTCCAGAAGAACGAATTGTACGCCTTGGTAAAAAAGATAATTTTTGGGGACCTGCAGGAGACAGTGGAGCTTGTGGACCTTGTTCCGAATTGTATTTGGATAGAGGACCAGAAAAAGGTGGTCCCACTTGTGGCAATAACCCCAATTGCAAACCAGGTTGTGACTGTGACCGTTATTTAGAATATTGGAATTTAGTTTTTAACCAGTTCAACCAAACTGTCTCGGGTGAACTTCTTCCTCTCAAACAAACAGGCATTGATACAGGATCTGGCCTCGAACGTGTGGCCATGTTATTACAAGAAGTGGACTCGGTTTATGACACAGATGAATTAAAAACCATCATCCAAAAAATAGAATTATTGTCGGGTTTCCAATATAATCAATCCAGCAAACAATCGTTTCGTGTGATTACTGACCATTCACGTTCTGTCTTTTTTTCTCTCGGGGATGGGATTTACCCTGACCGCACAGGACGTGGGTATGTAATCCGTCGTCTGATTCGACGTGCCTCACTTTTTGCAAGAAAACTTGGAATCCATGAACCGTTTTTATACAAACTTGTTGGCACTCTAAAAGATTTGTATTCGGCTCGTTACCCAGAACTAAAAGACAAAGCAAAAGACATTGAATCCATCTTAAAAAAAGAAGAAGAACTTTTCCTACACACATTAGAAGTGGGACTCGAAGAATTAGAATCCTTACTCTCCCATCTAACCGCAAACAAACAAACACTTGTCACAGGAAAAGAAGGGTTCCGATTGTATTCCACATATGGGTTCCCTCGTGAGATGACAAAGGAACTTGTAGAGGACCGTGGGTTTCGCTTCGATGACAAAGGTTTTGAAGAAGAACTCGAAAAAGATCGCGATTTATCTCGTGCGAGTTGGAAAGGGAAAAAAATCCAATACCTGACTGGACTTTCCGCTTCTCCCGAATTAAAAACAGAATTTTTAGGGTATACGGAATCCAAATCAAAAGGTAAGGTTTTGTATCTTTTTGTGGATGGAAAGTCAGTTAGTTCCGCCAAACAAGGGGAAGAGGTAGTCATCGTTCTTGACAAAACTACTTTTTATGCAGAGGGTGGTGGGCAGATAGGTGATACTGGTTATTTCAAAAAAGATGGTTTCCAATTCCAAGTCCAAGACACCCAAAAAGAAAATGATACCTTCCTTCACATGGGTATGGTATTGAAGGGAAATATCTCTGTTGGGGATGTGGTCGAAGCGGAGATTGAAGTCGAACGTAGGCAAAACCTTGCCAACCACCACTCCGGTACACACTTGTTAAATGGGGCACTCCGAAGGATTTTAGGAACTCATGTAACCCAAAAAGGTTCCATTGTTTCGGCGGATTACCTTAGGTTTGATTTTTCCCATCCCAAAGCATTATCTCCAGAAGAGATCATTCAAATTGAATCGGATGTAAACGAAGCAGTGAGTGCCAATATCCCTGTCAAAACTGAAGTTTTGGACTTAAACCAAGCTAAAGAATCAGGCGCTCTTTCCATGTTTGATGAAAAGTATGGAAACCTTGTGCGAGTGGTGTCCATGGGTGAAAAATCCAAAGAATTCTGTGGTGGAACCCATGTAACGAACACCAAAGATATTGGATTTTTTGCGATCGTAAAAGAAGGGAGCCCTGGTGCAGGAAATCGACGGATTGAAGCCATTTGTGGGGAATCGGTTGTGTCTTATTTTTTACAACAGTTCCAAACCTTGGCATCCAAAATTGAAACACATAACCTTTCTGCCAAAGAGGCATTTGGTGACTTGAAGGAGTTTGGAATTGCAAAAGAAGTTCCATCGCCAGAAGGTTTACAATCCATTTTTCTAAAGGATGGGAAAACAGCGGTAGCAGGTCTTCGGAAACTCCGAGAGGATTTGGAAACGGAACTCGAAGAAAAATCCTCTTCGCTTTTTAAAGCAAAAAAGAAATTAGAACAACAAAAGTTCCAAATGAACCCAGAACTTGTAGATGGTCTTTTACAAAAGGCCCACAAGTTTGCCAAAGGCAAAGTGGTAACAGAAGTATTTCCATCAGTTGATGCAAAAGCTCTTAAAGATTTGGCAGACTCACTCAAAGCAAAGGAACCAGAGATCCTTTGTTTGTTTGGAACCACAGAAGGGGAATCAAGTACCCTCGTCTTTATGTGTAATAAGGTTCTAAATGACAAAGGCATTCACTGTGGTGAGATGCTAAAAGAAACCTTAGTGATGTTAGATGGAAAAGGTGGGGGACGACCTGATATGGCACAAGGTGGTGGTAAAAAACCAGAGTCTGTTGCCAAGTCCCTAGAGTTTGCCCTTTCCCTTGCCAAAACAAAATTATCGTAA
- a CDS encoding YajQ family cyclic di-GMP-binding protein: MAQDPSFDIVSKLDRPELQNAVSQAMTEIQTRFDFKGSNSEIKITDDQLVLTSENEIKLKQVVDVLTTKMAKRGISLKAFDFDSKVEPATGQTVRMKVKIQNGLDKEQTKQITTLIKDQKLKVQATIQGDSVRVVGKKKDDLQEVMAAIRNANFNFDANFTNFKG; this comes from the coding sequence ATGGCTCAAGACCCTTCCTTTGACATTGTATCAAAACTCGATCGTCCCGAATTACAAAATGCTGTTTCGCAAGCGATGACCGAGATCCAAACTCGTTTTGATTTTAAGGGATCCAATTCCGAAATCAAAATCACAGACGACCAACTGGTTTTGACTTCGGAAAACGAAATCAAATTGAAACAGGTAGTTGATGTCCTTACGACAAAAATGGCAAAACGAGGCATCAGTCTCAAGGCCTTTGATTTTGATTCCAAAGTGGAACCTGCCACAGGTCAAACGGTTCGGATGAAAGTGAAAATCCAAAACGGTTTGGACAAAGAACAAACGAAACAAATCACAACCCTCATCAAAGACCAAAAATTAAAAGTCCAAGCGACAATCCAAGGGGATTCGGTGCGTGTGGTTGGTAAAAAAAAGGACGATTTGCAAGAGGTGATGGCAGCCATCCGCAATGCGAATTTCAATTTTGATGCCAATTTTACGAACTTCAAAGGGTAA
- a CDS encoding DNA translocase FtsK produces the protein MDPKKSVWGWTLPRKDFLPYLFVFSGVFLLLSLFSFQEGEDGSLFNWFGRLGHYIALTLFYLLGKTSFLLAGFVLLLGVLSLRNPDFDALSKALFFPIFLIATTVSLNLLETPMGHVGDSGGILGQFFSWIFSYLFGETGRVLVVFFLYLYFAVIWLEDGAWSYTFSTIHSVSEKLYHLMGGRRELPHFKLPSFMESVVSTRRAPVNEVRQRDWFQVQTEEESKDDIARHFWNVVANETRNESRFQNEFSPSFRSMEEEKNSFQNSYRVQSNEKPKSEVVVFQNAKQFEGFFDASGTVFRFQKQKTREVSGSNGSINAKPKLQVVDKREFIENEDVGISDSQNVDAIRESKILFQFPEAKWKPKLDKEVSLENLELPKLEPIKQELGDHFPRMSVRGFGRNEAREVGFGFSDFDENTDDANWEEDKTHELMEGSENWDESDSYEEEGEERFSQENETPTLTIPIPESVRLSLVEETGLETEDWDETEDVVASISDSEDGELEEETLETLAVEESSPLVRSNLSAGNFGKKKQPPKETKTEQELMFGSMVPKPKLKKGKYYISPRLLASHQVPVANILKNDSELDLIAKKIEESTGHFGIESKVITKERGPIITRYEITIPNGIKLNRIVSLSDEIRAYLEVKNIRIVAPIPGKASIGIEVPNRIREDVFLSEILKDTILQQKAKDLSICIGKDISGKLVMIDIAKLPHLLVAGTTGSGKSVSINAMITSLICTRSPEEVRFIMIDPKMVEMTLYEGIPHLLMPVITDPKKATKALSWAIQEMESRYQMISQLKSRDFKSFNEKVEEYAHAKGFQKLPYIVIFIDELADLMMVSGKDLEEQIQRISQKARAVGIHLVMATQRPSVDVITGVIKANCPARVAFQVAQKTDSRTILDTSGAETLLGKGDFLYRSPTSSDLMRIQAPYIEEKEIDSIVEEAKKQGAPAYVEMNWDDETNIEMASDEDEELFEEAWNIVVTEKKASASYLQRRMRIGYNKAARLMELMEMRGYVSPQIGAKPREILRSA, from the coding sequence ATGGACCCTAAAAAATCCGTATGGGGATGGACTTTGCCTAGAAAGGATTTCCTCCCGTATTTATTTGTATTTTCTGGAGTATTTTTACTGTTATCCCTTTTTTCCTTCCAAGAAGGAGAGGATGGATCACTTTTTAATTGGTTTGGAAGGCTTGGGCATTACATTGCTCTTACCCTTTTTTACTTACTCGGAAAAACTTCCTTTTTGCTTGCTGGGTTTGTATTACTCTTAGGTGTCCTTTCGTTACGTAACCCCGACTTCGATGCCTTAAGTAAGGCTTTATTTTTTCCTATTTTCCTCATTGCTACAACGGTGAGTTTGAACCTTCTCGAAACTCCCATGGGACATGTGGGTGACAGCGGTGGAATCCTCGGACAATTTTTTTCTTGGATCTTCTCCTATCTATTTGGGGAAACAGGTAGAGTGCTTGTTGTCTTTTTTCTCTATTTGTACTTTGCTGTGATTTGGTTAGAAGATGGGGCTTGGTCTTATACCTTTTCTACTATCCATTCCGTTTCGGAAAAACTCTACCACCTAATGGGAGGAAGACGAGAGTTGCCACATTTCAAACTACCTTCCTTTATGGAATCTGTGGTTTCAACACGCCGTGCCCCCGTAAATGAAGTGAGACAAAGGGATTGGTTTCAGGTCCAAACCGAAGAGGAATCAAAAGATGACATCGCTCGTCATTTTTGGAATGTGGTGGCAAATGAAACGAGAAATGAATCTCGTTTTCAGAATGAATTTTCTCCTTCCTTTCGTTCTATGGAAGAGGAAAAAAACTCATTCCAAAATTCCTACCGAGTCCAATCCAATGAAAAACCAAAATCAGAGGTCGTGGTCTTCCAAAATGCCAAACAGTTTGAAGGATTTTTTGATGCCTCAGGAACTGTCTTTCGTTTCCAAAAACAAAAGACTAGAGAAGTCTCCGGATCAAACGGTTCCATCAATGCAAAACCAAAATTACAAGTAGTTGATAAACGCGAATTCATTGAAAATGAGGATGTTGGCATTTCAGATAGCCAAAATGTAGATGCCATTCGTGAATCCAAAATTCTCTTTCAGTTCCCAGAGGCAAAATGGAAACCAAAATTGGACAAGGAAGTTTCACTCGAAAATTTGGAACTCCCAAAATTAGAGCCAATTAAACAAGAGTTAGGAGATCATTTTCCTCGAATGAGTGTTCGTGGTTTCGGACGGAACGAAGCTCGTGAAGTTGGGTTCGGTTTTTCTGATTTTGATGAAAACACGGATGATGCCAATTGGGAGGAAGACAAGACTCATGAATTGATGGAAGGAAGTGAGAACTGGGATGAATCAGACTCATATGAAGAGGAAGGCGAAGAACGATTTTCTCAGGAGAACGAAACTCCTACTCTTACCATTCCGATCCCAGAATCCGTTCGACTTTCACTTGTCGAAGAAACTGGTTTAGAAACAGAAGATTGGGATGAAACCGAGGATGTGGTTGCTTCCATTTCTGATTCGGAAGATGGAGAATTGGAAGAGGAGACCTTGGAAACTTTGGCTGTGGAAGAGTCTTCACCTCTCGTTCGCTCGAATTTGAGTGCAGGAAATTTTGGTAAGAAAAAACAACCACCAAAAGAAACAAAAACTGAACAAGAACTGATGTTTGGTTCCATGGTGCCAAAACCAAAATTGAAAAAAGGGAAATATTATATTTCTCCAAGGCTCCTTGCGTCTCACCAAGTCCCTGTGGCCAATATCTTAAAAAATGATTCGGAACTTGACCTCATCGCTAAAAAAATCGAAGAGTCAACAGGCCACTTTGGAATTGAATCAAAAGTCATAACCAAAGAACGAGGACCCATCATCACTCGTTACGAAATCACCATTCCTAACGGAATCAAATTAAACCGAATTGTGTCTCTGTCAGATGAGATTAGAGCATACCTCGAAGTGAAAAACATTCGGATTGTAGCACCTATCCCCGGTAAGGCGTCGATTGGAATCGAGGTTCCCAACCGAATCAGAGAAGATGTATTTTTATCAGAGATCTTAAAAGACACAATCCTCCAACAAAAAGCAAAAGATCTGTCCATTTGTATTGGAAAGGATATTTCGGGAAAACTTGTGATGATCGATATCGCAAAACTCCCTCACTTACTTGTCGCAGGAACTACAGGTTCTGGTAAGTCAGTGAGTATCAATGCGATGATCACAAGCCTTATCTGCACTCGTTCCCCAGAAGAAGTTCGGTTCATCATGATCGATCCAAAGATGGTAGAGATGACACTTTATGAAGGAATCCCACACCTTCTTATGCCTGTGATCACTGATCCGAAAAAGGCAACGAAGGCACTTTCCTGGGCGATCCAAGAAATGGAGAGTCGTTACCAAATGATCTCCCAATTAAAAAGTAGGGACTTCAAAAGTTTCAATGAAAAGGTAGAGGAATATGCTCATGCCAAAGGGTTCCAAAAACTCCCTTACATTGTGATTTTCATTGATGAGCTTGCGGACCTGATGATGGTTTCGGGTAAGGATTTGGAGGAACAGATCCAACGAATTTCCCAAAAAGCAAGGGCTGTCGGAATCCACCTCGTCATGGCGACCCAAAGGCCATCTGTGGATGTGATCACAGGGGTCATCAAAGCAAACTGTCCAGCAAGGGTCGCTTTCCAAGTGGCACAAAAAACAGATTCACGCACCATCCTCGATACAAGTGGAGCGGAAACTCTCCTCGGAAAAGGGGACTTTTTGTACCGTTCCCCTACATCGAGTGACCTCATGCGGATCCAAGCTCCTTACATTGAAGAGAAAGAAATTGATTCCATCGTGGAAGAGGCCAAAAAACAAGGGGCTCCTGCGTATGTGGAAATGAACTGGGACGATGAAACGAATATTGAAATGGCCTCTGACGAGGACGAGGAATTATTCGAAGAAGCATGGAACATTGTTGTGACAGAAAAAAAAGCCAGTGCTAGTTACTTGCAACGAAGGATGAGGATCGGTTACAACAAGGCGGCAAGGCTTATGGAACTCATGGAAATGCGGGGCTATGTTTCTCCGCAAATCGGGGCAAAACCTCGGGAAATTTTACGTTCAGCGTAA
- a CDS encoding LolA family protein: MKVWIGFLLLVLGVSLEAQSSPAHNWHSPSEVVKKIKKNFSEINSYSADFLIKTEDNKKEKQMRGKCFYKRPGKIRYNFAEPEGDEIVSDGKTLHIFIKRLGAVGKQDLTMDRKNSSGPIFTTNSPDGLNRLFRKYHYKFDTIEQPRSVGDATKYFVLDLDQREKIGGFEKMKLFVDSESYLIKKAVATDGRGKVTTISFSNINFSEEIQDGVFNFHMSGNAKIVNNPLVSEN, encoded by the coding sequence ATGAAAGTATGGATCGGATTTTTGTTACTTGTTCTGGGAGTTTCTTTGGAGGCCCAATCAAGTCCGGCTCACAATTGGCATTCACCTTCCGAAGTTGTCAAAAAGATCAAAAAAAACTTCAGCGAAATCAATTCGTATTCCGCTGATTTTCTCATCAAAACGGAAGACAACAAAAAAGAAAAACAAATGCGCGGGAAATGTTTTTACAAACGCCCTGGAAAAATTCGTTATAATTTTGCTGAACCAGAAGGAGACGAAATTGTTTCCGATGGAAAAACACTTCATATCTTTATCAAACGGTTAGGTGCAGTGGGTAAACAAGACCTTACGATGGATCGTAAAAATTCCTCTGGTCCCATCTTTACCACAAACAGTCCTGATGGTCTGAATCGACTCTTTCGTAAATACCATTATAAATTTGATACCATTGAACAACCACGTTCTGTGGGTGATGCCACCAAATACTTTGTTCTCGATTTAGACCAAAGGGAAAAAATTGGTGGGTTCGAAAAGATGAAACTTTTTGTGGATTCAGAATCTTACCTCATCAAAAAAGCAGTTGCGACTGATGGTCGTGGGAAAGTAACAACGATTTCATTTTCTAACATTAATTTTTCGGAAGAAATCCAAGATGGAGTTTTCAATTTTCATATGAGCGGGAACGCGAAGATTGTCAACAACCCACTTGTCTCTGAGAACTAA
- a CDS encoding helix-turn-helix domain-containing protein, protein MNTKRVGQILREAREDKKLSVKDVAKETNIAAKYIIALETEDYSQFPAETFALGFLKNYASYLKLDTAMLLNLYRGEQIEESQAPLEELTRPTTTPFSLDRNKIISLVSLFLFVISAYIIYISFEDSGSVSMDEDNTEVSQSVEPTNSSDIPSGINFVSQSVPENASVPFILTEDRGVSFSVNNQQCKMFIKGVSNGKANLGFNIFPEKNVYFFQTAEGEETILSYKIEELSSLRRDIRVVTQAVTEKSAKVLVTLKEEREGVAVKSPVGDVPIQVTLFFSKPSYVEFVLDGQMGERGLVSAGEVKHLEARDRLEIKVGDGGAVEMVQNGKERVVLGKPGKLVKKIFIRKANPYDSTQSIIGELGE, encoded by the coding sequence TTGAATACAAAACGAGTTGGTCAGATCCTAAGAGAAGCAAGAGAAGACAAAAAACTTTCTGTGAAAGATGTCGCAAAAGAAACAAACATTGCTGCCAAATACATCATTGCATTAGAAACAGAAGATTATTCTCAATTCCCAGCAGAAACGTTTGCTCTTGGTTTTTTAAAGAACTATGCCAGTTACTTAAAACTGGATACAGCCATGTTACTCAATTTGTACCGCGGGGAACAAATTGAAGAATCACAAGCACCTCTCGAAGAACTCACTCGTCCTACAACCACTCCGTTTAGTTTAGATCGTAATAAAATCATAAGCCTTGTTTCTCTCTTTTTGTTTGTGATCTCGGCATATATCATTTACATCAGTTTTGAAGACTCTGGTTCTGTTTCCATGGATGAGGACAACACAGAAGTAAGCCAAAGTGTTGAACCTACAAATAGTTCTGATATTCCTTCTGGCATCAACTTTGTCAGCCAAAGTGTTCCTGAAAATGCAAGTGTACCTTTTATCCTCACGGAAGATCGTGGTGTGAGTTTTAGTGTGAACAACCAACAGTGTAAGATGTTCATCAAAGGTGTTTCCAATGGAAAAGCAAACCTAGGATTTAATATTTTCCCTGAAAAGAATGTTTATTTTTTCCAAACAGCAGAAGGAGAAGAAACCATCCTTTCCTATAAGATTGAAGAGTTATCTTCTCTTCGCCGTGACATCCGCGTGGTGACACAAGCAGTCACTGAAAAGTCAGCAAAAGTCCTTGTGACATTAAAAGAAGAACGAGAAGGGGTCGCTGTAAAGTCTCCAGTGGGTGATGTTCCGATCCAAGTGACATTATTTTTCTCGAAACCAAGTTACGTTGAATTCGTGTTAGATGGTCAAATGGGTGAACGTGGTCTTGTTTCTGCGGGTGAAGTCAAACACCTAGAAGCTCGTGACAGACTTGAGATCAAAGTAGGAGATGGTGGTGCAGTGGAGATGGTACAAAACGGAAAAGAACGAGTGGTCCTTGGAAAACCAGGAAAACTCGTGAAAAAAATCTTTATCCGCAAAGCAAATCCATATGACTCCACACAATCCATCATTGGAGAGTTAGGCGAATAA
- a CDS encoding MiaB/RimO family radical SAM methylthiotransferase — protein sequence MPKVKDKTEETPKSFFITTLGCPKNTVDSMAMHQSLLKEGLLPAADPEASDFHLVNTCTFIQDATKETIQTILDSIDIKKKNKQKLVVVGCFAERAGKEISADLPEVDLHFGTGKYDKAGEILRSHFPLDFKDLTEFNEDLLERLKTSKGIENYSKPYSYVKISDGCNRGCHFCIIPNLRGKYRDTEITDVLDQTKLAVKAGSKEICLVSQDTVFYGKDTDKLMDLVRSVAAVEGLEILRLLYLYPDKKTEKLLDLYREIPKIAPYLESPLQHVSKSILKSMNRTGDYEFFKSLFQKARDIRPDLEIRTSFILGFPGETMEDVEEIIRFVEDVKPEKVNLFPYSPQDGTKGATMDGQLKDKEIARRVNLVREAYLGTLKTIHQNRIGKIYPCVVDEVLDEGAIVRRLQDAPEIDEVVYVDASNLKVGQFGKVRVDSFYELDMSGTWVV from the coding sequence ATGCCGAAGGTCAAAGACAAAACAGAAGAGACACCAAAGTCGTTTTTTATCACGACTCTTGGTTGTCCGAAAAACACTGTCGACTCCATGGCAATGCACCAGTCCTTACTCAAAGAAGGACTACTCCCTGCCGCAGACCCAGAAGCAAGTGATTTTCATTTGGTGAATACTTGTACGTTTATCCAAGATGCAACCAAAGAAACCATCCAAACCATACTTGATTCCATTGATATCAAGAAAAAGAACAAACAGAAGTTAGTGGTTGTGGGCTGTTTTGCTGAACGGGCTGGAAAAGAAATTTCCGCGGACCTTCCCGAAGTGGATTTACATTTCGGAACAGGCAAGTATGACAAAGCAGGTGAAATTTTACGTTCCCATTTCCCTCTTGATTTTAAAGATTTAACTGAATTTAATGAAGACCTTCTCGAAAGACTCAAAACTTCGAAAGGCATCGAAAACTATTCGAAACCCTATTCCTATGTAAAAATTTCTGACGGTTGTAACCGAGGTTGCCATTTCTGTATCATTCCTAATTTACGTGGGAAGTATAGAGACACAGAAATCACAGATGTCCTCGATCAAACAAAACTAGCAGTCAAAGCAGGTTCCAAAGAGATCTGTCTTGTTTCCCAAGACACCGTTTTTTATGGAAAGGATACAGACAAACTTATGGATTTGGTTCGGTCTGTGGCAGCTGTCGAAGGACTTGAGATATTAAGGCTTCTCTATCTTTATCCAGATAAAAAAACAGAAAAGTTACTCGATTTGTACAGAGAAATTCCTAAAATTGCCCCGTATTTGGAAAGCCCATTACAACATGTTTCCAAATCCATTTTAAAATCCATGAACCGCACAGGTGATTACGAATTCTTTAAATCCTTATTCCAAAAAGCAAGGGACATCCGTCCTGATTTAGAAATCCGTACTTCGTTTATTTTAGGTTTTCCTGGGGAAACCATGGAAGACGTGGAAGAGATCATTCGCTTTGTGGAAGATGTAAAACCAGAAAAGGTAAATCTCTTTCCTTATTCTCCCCAAGACGGAACCAAAGGGGCTACCATGGATGGACAACTGAAAGACAAAGAAATTGCCCGCCGAGTGAACCTTGTGCGGGAAGCTTATCTTGGTACATTAAAGACCATCCACCAAAACCGGATTGGAAAAATATACCCTTGCGTCGTAGATGAAGTGTTAGACGAGGGAGCGATTGTACGCCGTCTGCAAGATGCACCTGAAATTGATGAAGTGGTCTATGTGGATGCGTCCAATTTAAAAGTAGGGCAGTTTGGTAAGGTACGAGTGGATTCTTTTTATGAACTCGATATGTCAGGGACTTGGGTGGTTTAG